A window of the Corynebacterium minutissimum genome harbors these coding sequences:
- a CDS encoding helix-turn-helix domain-containing protein gives MGEDLSTLDTGVTAGLEEGSVSLTWLANQPDLGIDILHDCGSAFSVMHPCELRDPREFVGDGAVILLTGMAFEGQPEELAEYIRRVAAGGVTGVGFGVGLAFAEVPPGMVEAARECNISLFTVARRVPFVSVLARLHDELQRQREEGLERFIAQQGALNDAAVAGLDALVDKTSRLLGAHSCLVDKDGRVFAQSTCPGLPPVDWTPVIADTRAQNFYAACRVGGWNVLAQRLADHGARSFGLLAVARDGFGVNERALLKQAAGLAELTVKRPQELRRTQNELNSMALAIQLGLDQPEDPMRRIFRLVGDAQGRVRPVLVKSEGERAHQRFIQALDARLQDHGRLLFEYALDKSSSLLLFRGSRTMKNLQDLLRDIRGNKRIVVGQPMPWAELGVGIVRELESFAFGLQPGMLAGPESRTLSWTRDPRVKGAVHNRAKETWGKVRAFDAEHGTDLAETLEVYLRAGGRVSRTAEELHSHRHTVRKRIADLEELLEVDLKDPLVAAELLILGVSAPD, from the coding sequence ATGGGTGAAGATTTGTCCACTTTGGATACGGGGGTAACTGCCGGGCTGGAAGAGGGAAGCGTTTCCCTCACTTGGTTGGCTAATCAACCCGATCTGGGGATCGATATTCTGCACGATTGCGGGAGTGCTTTTTCCGTGATGCACCCCTGTGAGCTGCGCGATCCTCGCGAATTTGTGGGCGATGGGGCCGTCATTCTGCTCACCGGAATGGCTTTTGAAGGACAGCCTGAGGAGCTAGCAGAGTACATCCGTAGGGTGGCAGCAGGTGGGGTGACGGGGGTGGGCTTCGGCGTTGGCCTCGCCTTTGCCGAGGTTCCGCCCGGCATGGTTGAGGCCGCCCGGGAATGCAACATTTCGCTATTCACGGTGGCGCGGCGCGTACCTTTCGTCTCGGTGCTGGCGCGTTTGCACGACGAGTTGCAGCGCCAGCGTGAGGAGGGGCTAGAGCGTTTCATTGCCCAGCAAGGCGCGCTGAACGACGCCGCTGTGGCCGGCCTCGATGCCCTCGTGGACAAGACCAGTCGCCTCCTGGGCGCACATTCCTGTCTCGTTGATAAAGACGGGCGCGTGTTTGCGCAGTCCACTTGTCCTGGGCTGCCTCCCGTGGATTGGACGCCGGTGATTGCCGATACCCGCGCCCAGAACTTTTACGCCGCGTGCCGCGTGGGCGGGTGGAACGTCTTGGCCCAACGCTTGGCCGACCACGGAGCGCGCTCCTTCGGACTCTTGGCAGTGGCGCGTGACGGCTTCGGTGTCAACGAGCGCGCGCTGCTCAAACAGGCCGCAGGCCTAGCGGAACTCACCGTGAAGCGCCCGCAGGAGCTGCGGCGCACCCAAAACGAACTCAACTCCATGGCTTTGGCCATCCAGCTGGGGTTGGACCAACCGGAAGACCCTATGCGGCGTATCTTCCGCCTCGTGGGCGATGCGCAGGGCCGGGTGCGGCCGGTCCTCGTGAAGTCCGAGGGTGAGCGGGCCCACCAGCGCTTTATCCAGGCTCTGGACGCCCGTCTCCAAGACCACGGGCGTTTGCTCTTCGAGTATGCGCTGGATAAGTCCTCCAGTCTTCTGCTCTTTAGAGGAAGCCGAACGATGAAAAACTTGCAGGATTTGCTGCGCGATATTCGCGGAAACAAGCGCATCGTCGTAGGCCAACCCATGCCGTGGGCTGAGCTGGGGGTGGGGATTGTCCGCGAGCTGGAGTCCTTCGCCTTCGGGCTGCAGCCGGGCATGCTTGCGGGCCCGGAATCGCGCACTTTGAGCTGGACTAGGGATCCCCGCGTCAAGGGGGCGGTGCACAACCGCGCGAAGGAGACCTGGGGCAAGGTGCGTGCCTTTGATGCCGAGCACGGCACCGACTTGGCGGAAACCCTGGAGGTCTACCTGCGCGCCGGTGGGCGGGTAAGCCGCACCGCTGAGGAGTTGCACTCGCACCGCCATACCGTGCGCAAGCGCATCGCGGATTTGGAGGAATTATTAGAGGTTGACCTCAAGGACCCCCTAGTGGCGGCGGAGCTACTTATCCTTGGCGTGAGCGCTCCGGACTGA
- a CDS encoding aromatic amino acid transport family protein, whose translation MTTSTRSTAAPKPALSFIQGIALIFGTNIGAGILSIPYAARNGGFLALVIALLVAGTLTTISMLYVAETAMRTRAPLQVSGLAEHYLGQWGRWLVFVAIIVNGVGALIAYASGSGDLINNIFGLPPLAGTLIFFGFGSWVMYRGLHTTGATEGAITTGMAIIIAVLCGWTILGPGIEAENLLVLHPFFIVPILNLAVFSFLAQYVVPELVQGMDPAKPQETARAIVLGMVITGFTLALVPFAALGLLGMDVTEVVTIAWGEALGPVAYYLANIFALAAMLTSFLAIGFTTMRNVLDILHWEGNNAQRGIAVALTVVPPLAISIAGLGGFVAALSYAGGFAGAIMSIIPVMLLHASRKKGDRDPGWSVGALANPVIQGAIIVVYFLAFVYSVVSIVGLVPAGWA comes from the coding sequence ATGACAACTTCAACTCGCAGCACCGCGGCACCTAAGCCAGCGCTGTCATTTATTCAAGGCATTGCCCTGATCTTCGGCACCAACATTGGCGCCGGCATTCTGTCGATTCCATATGCAGCGCGCAACGGTGGCTTCCTTGCGCTCGTCATCGCGCTGCTGGTGGCCGGAACGCTGACCACTATCTCGATGCTCTATGTGGCCGAAACCGCGATGCGCACGAGGGCGCCGCTGCAGGTCTCTGGTCTTGCTGAGCACTATCTGGGGCAGTGGGGCCGCTGGCTGGTCTTCGTGGCGATTATCGTCAACGGCGTCGGCGCGCTCATCGCCTACGCCTCGGGCTCCGGCGACCTCATCAATAATATTTTCGGCCTGCCGCCGCTGGCAGGTACGTTGATCTTCTTCGGCTTTGGCTCTTGGGTGATGTACCGCGGCTTGCACACCACCGGTGCCACAGAAGGCGCCATTACCACAGGTATGGCCATCATCATTGCCGTGCTGTGTGGCTGGACCATTCTGGGACCTGGAATCGAGGCCGAGAACCTGTTGGTGCTCCACCCGTTCTTCATCGTTCCTATTTTGAACCTGGCCGTCTTCTCGTTCTTGGCTCAGTACGTGGTGCCGGAGCTGGTACAGGGCATGGACCCGGCGAAGCCGCAGGAGACAGCTCGCGCCATCGTGCTCGGCATGGTGATTACCGGCTTTACGCTGGCACTTGTGCCGTTTGCGGCGCTGGGTCTGCTGGGAATGGACGTTACTGAGGTTGTTACCATTGCCTGGGGCGAGGCGCTTGGACCGGTCGCGTACTACTTGGCCAATATCTTCGCGTTGGCGGCGATGCTGACCTCCTTCCTCGCGATTGGCTTTACCACCATGCGCAACGTGCTCGACATTTTGCACTGGGAGGGCAACAACGCGCAGCGTGGCATTGCCGTGGCGCTGACCGTTGTTCCGCCGCTGGCTATCTCCATCGCGGGTCTTGGCGGTTTCGTCGCAGCGCTGTCCTACGCGGGCGGCTTTGCGGGTGCAATCATGTCGATCATTCCGGTGATGTTACTGCATGCCTCCCGCAAGAAGGGCGATCGTGACCCCGGCTGGAGCGTCGGTGCGCTGGCAAACCCGGTGATTCAGGGGGCCATCATCGTGGTTTATTTCTTGGCTTTCGTCTATTCGGTTGTTTCGATTGTGGGCTTGGTTCCGGCGGGCTGGGCTTAA
- a CDS encoding PucR family transcriptional regulator codes for MREISFRWLLNQRSLNLRSIVTGSATFNTIHASELADPSEFTSPGALMLTLGLAFQEEPEGFERYVAALAAAGVQGIGFGTGLAFDKVPTELIHACSHHNLALFEVPRATRFVSITTAVAQEQARLDNNAQFALHRQQERLNQAAAVSIGALIAQAGKELGAAVAVASSSGAVVSRSDRGQLSAADAAVGAAEQTGRGTGTSTSTGATITSIFGSAGRRWALAVTRAEKFDSYSRALIRHLAGLASLLLDHPDTTAHTILGALALDAQLAGVDSPALQAAFHMVDSHDLVDILFLTAPSPSRLARALSEIGKAEPLSLIRPEHDSALIALPPGTANPNLSGKHTRFLRTSILQHIQWRALTPTLLSSLQSHARSLPLGAVEAFDSAAPTWLAEPGVPEALAARRAATVSRLTEHDAQHNTELCATLRSFLVGNANLATAAAELGVHRHTVRARLDKIEQLCGVDLSNPVTRAELLLLSLDS; via the coding sequence ATGCGCGAGATTTCCTTTCGCTGGCTGCTCAACCAGCGCTCTTTGAACCTGCGAAGCATCGTCACCGGTAGCGCTACGTTCAACACCATTCATGCCTCCGAGCTCGCGGACCCCAGCGAGTTCACCTCCCCCGGCGCGCTCATGCTCACCCTAGGGCTTGCCTTCCAGGAAGAACCGGAGGGGTTTGAGCGCTATGTCGCGGCTCTCGCCGCGGCAGGCGTGCAGGGCATCGGCTTCGGTACCGGGCTGGCCTTTGACAAGGTCCCCACGGAACTTATTCACGCCTGCTCCCACCACAATCTCGCCCTCTTTGAGGTCCCACGCGCCACCCGTTTCGTGTCCATCACCACGGCCGTGGCTCAAGAACAGGCCCGCCTAGACAACAACGCGCAGTTTGCACTCCACCGTCAACAAGAGCGCCTCAATCAAGCCGCGGCCGTGAGCATCGGGGCACTCATCGCACAGGCAGGCAAGGAACTCGGCGCCGCGGTAGCGGTGGCCAGCTCCTCTGGAGCGGTGGTCAGCCGCAGCGATCGCGGCCAGCTCAGCGCAGCCGACGCCGCGGTGGGGGCCGCGGAGCAGACAGGTCGGGGAACGGGTACGTCGACAAGCACTGGCGCCACCATCACCAGCATCTTCGGCTCGGCGGGACGGCGCTGGGCTCTCGCGGTAACGCGCGCGGAGAAGTTTGATTCTTACTCGCGCGCGCTGATCCGGCACCTAGCGGGCCTGGCCAGCCTGCTTTTGGATCACCCCGACACCACTGCGCACACGATCCTCGGGGCGTTGGCACTTGACGCCCAACTGGCCGGGGTTGACTCCCCCGCCCTGCAGGCGGCCTTCCACATGGTCGATAGCCATGACCTCGTGGATATCCTGTTCCTCACCGCACCGTCCCCCTCCCGCCTCGCGCGGGCTTTGAGCGAAATCGGAAAGGCCGAACCACTCAGCCTTATCCGCCCGGAGCACGATTCGGCGCTTATCGCCCTTCCCCCGGGCACCGCGAACCCGAACTTGAGTGGGAAACATACGCGCTTCCTCCGAACGTCCATCCTGCAGCACATTCAATGGCGGGCGTTGACACCGACGCTGTTGTCCTCACTCCAGAGCCACGCGCGCAGCCTGCCCCTCGGTGCTGTGGAGGCCTTCGATTCAGCTGCCCCCACCTGGCTGGCAGAACCCGGAGTCCCCGAGGCCCTCGCTGCCCGGCGCGCAGCGACGGTCAGCCGTCTCACCGAGCACGATGCGCAGCACAACACCGAACTGTGCGCCACGCTGCGCTCCTTCCTCGTGGGCAACGCCAACTTAGCCACCGCCGCCGCGGAGCTCGGCGTTCACCGCCACACCGTGCGCGCCCGCTTGGACAAGATAGAGCAACTCTGCGGCGTCGATCTGAGCAATCCCGTCACCCGCGCGGAGCTGCTCTTGCTCAGCCTTGATTCTTAA
- a CDS encoding flavin-containing monooxygenase, which produces MKIYDCIILGTGYGGLGMGAQLVRDEQKDFLILEAADEVGGVWRDNTYPGAACDTQALIYCYSYFLNLGVSRMFAGQDEMQGYLKALAEEFSLYDHIKFNHRITNAVWKEDLKAWEIGANGETFYGRVFVGAWGQLSKPKIPNFPNREAFQGVQFHSAEWNHDVDLNGKKVAVIGNAASAVQLVPEVAKVAEKLSVFQRSANYILPRNQVIFTEEETKEFQENPDSYRAIRQEIHDVREEGFDRTRKGTDSAAEGVEQAMEHLRSQVDDPELVEKLTPTFAFGCKRILRSDDFYPTFNRDNVELITAGIEKFTETGIRTDDGAEHDFDVVIYATGFHSQEFQGDLPIAGRDGIDLRERWGNSPEAYLGMTVDGFPNFFMLYGPNTNLNHHSVVAMLEAQDRYISQAVAYLRENPEAALDVKKNVIDEFNTRIQKELEASAFSADCSSWYKNEEGRVINNWSGNVAEYYELTDELELNDYELV; this is translated from the coding sequence ATGAAGATCTACGATTGCATCATCCTCGGCACCGGCTACGGCGGACTGGGCATGGGCGCCCAGCTGGTCCGCGACGAGCAGAAGGACTTCCTCATCCTCGAGGCAGCCGACGAGGTCGGCGGCGTCTGGCGCGACAACACCTACCCGGGCGCTGCCTGCGATACCCAGGCTCTCATCTACTGCTACTCCTACTTCCTCAACCTCGGTGTTTCCCGCATGTTCGCCGGTCAGGACGAGATGCAGGGCTACCTCAAGGCACTTGCCGAGGAGTTCAGCCTCTACGATCACATCAAGTTCAACCACCGCATCACCAACGCCGTATGGAAGGAAGACCTCAAGGCTTGGGAAATCGGGGCCAACGGCGAGACCTTCTACGGCCGTGTCTTCGTCGGCGCGTGGGGCCAGCTCTCCAAGCCGAAGATCCCGAACTTCCCGAACCGCGAGGCATTCCAGGGCGTACAGTTCCACTCCGCTGAGTGGAACCACGACGTCGACCTGAACGGCAAGAAGGTTGCCGTCATCGGTAACGCAGCTTCCGCTGTCCAGCTGGTTCCGGAGGTAGCAAAGGTTGCGGAGAAGCTCTCCGTGTTCCAGCGCTCCGCCAACTACATCCTCCCGCGCAACCAGGTCATCTTCACCGAGGAGGAGACCAAGGAATTCCAGGAAAACCCAGATTCCTACCGCGCCATCCGCCAGGAGATCCACGATGTCCGCGAAGAAGGTTTCGACCGCACCCGCAAGGGCACCGATTCCGCTGCTGAGGGTGTCGAGCAGGCCATGGAGCACCTGCGTTCCCAGGTCGACGACCCGGAGCTGGTGGAGAAGCTCACCCCAACCTTCGCCTTCGGCTGCAAGCGCATCCTGCGCTCCGATGACTTCTACCCCACCTTCAACCGTGACAACGTAGAGCTCATCACCGCTGGCATCGAAAAGTTCACTGAGACCGGCATCCGTACCGACGACGGTGCGGAGCATGATTTCGACGTCGTCATCTACGCCACCGGCTTCCACTCCCAGGAGTTCCAGGGTGACCTGCCTATCGCCGGCCGTGACGGCATCGATCTGCGTGAGCGCTGGGGCAACTCCCCGGAGGCTTACCTGGGCATGACCGTGGATGGTTTCCCGAACTTCTTCATGCTCTACGGCCCGAACACCAACCTCAACCACCACTCCGTGGTGGCCATGCTCGAGGCACAGGACCGCTACATCTCCCAGGCCGTTGCTTACCTACGCGAGAACCCGGAGGCAGCCCTCGACGTGAAGAAGAACGTTATCGACGAGTTCAACACCCGTATCCAGAAGGAACTCGAGGCATCTGCGTTCTCCGCTGACTGCTCCTCCTGGTACAAGAACGAGGAAGGCCGCGTCATCAACAACTGGTCCGGAAACGTTGCTGAGTACTACGAGCTCACCGATGAGCTCGAGCTCAACGACTACGAGCTGGTCTAG
- the gabT gene encoding 4-aminobutyrate--2-oxoglutarate transaminase, whose amino-acid sequence MQDLKHRLPQERNVSTAIPGPRSQELESARQAEVAAGVIPGYPAFVTDGDGGVLVDVDGNTLIDFASGIAVTSVGASNERVAKAVAEAASHLTHTCFLNAPYEGFVQVAKKLNELTPGTHEKKTVLFSTGAEAVENAVKISRRYTGKNRVVVFDGAFHGRTNLTMTMTAKNKPYKQGFGTLAADIYRAPMSYPLRDGLDGKQAAERTLRYIEQYVGTEELAAVIIEPIQGEGGFVEPAKGFLPALQEWCTDNGVVFIADEIQAGICRTGSWFACEDEGIIPDLITTAKGVGGGMPLSAVTGRAEIMDAPDPGSLGGTYAGNPVACAASLAAFEEMEEHDLKGRARDIEAIIREELEPLLELTTVAEIRGRGAMIAIELVDDNNQPNADLTAKVAKTCREQGVLILTCGLDGNVIRLLPPLVINESTLRDGLHVLTEAIRAN is encoded by the coding sequence ATGCAGGATCTCAAGCACCGCCTCCCCCAAGAGCGGAATGTCTCCACCGCCATCCCTGGCCCGCGCAGCCAGGAGCTGGAATCCGCACGCCAGGCCGAAGTCGCCGCAGGAGTCATCCCCGGCTACCCGGCCTTCGTCACCGATGGCGACGGTGGCGTGCTTGTCGACGTCGACGGCAACACCCTCATCGACTTTGCCTCCGGCATCGCCGTCACCAGCGTGGGCGCCTCCAACGAGCGTGTAGCGAAGGCGGTCGCCGAAGCTGCTAGCCACCTCACCCACACCTGCTTCCTCAACGCTCCCTACGAGGGCTTTGTTCAGGTGGCCAAGAAGCTCAACGAGCTGACCCCGGGTACTCACGAGAAGAAGACCGTTCTCTTCTCCACTGGTGCCGAGGCCGTTGAGAACGCCGTGAAGATTTCCCGCCGCTACACCGGCAAGAACCGCGTCGTGGTCTTCGACGGTGCCTTCCACGGCCGCACCAACCTCACCATGACCATGACCGCCAAAAACAAACCGTACAAGCAGGGCTTTGGCACCCTGGCTGCCGATATCTACCGCGCGCCGATGTCCTACCCGCTGCGTGACGGCCTCGACGGCAAACAAGCAGCCGAGCGCACCCTGCGCTACATCGAGCAGTACGTCGGCACTGAGGAGCTGGCCGCCGTCATCATCGAGCCCATCCAGGGCGAAGGCGGCTTCGTCGAGCCGGCCAAGGGCTTCCTTCCTGCACTGCAGGAATGGTGCACCGACAACGGCGTTGTCTTCATCGCCGATGAAATCCAGGCAGGTATCTGCCGCACCGGCTCCTGGTTTGCCTGCGAGGACGAGGGCATCATCCCGGACCTCATCACCACCGCCAAGGGCGTGGGCGGCGGCATGCCGCTCTCCGCTGTGACTGGCCGCGCCGAAATCATGGACGCCCCAGACCCAGGCTCCCTGGGCGGTACCTACGCCGGTAACCCGGTGGCCTGTGCTGCCTCCCTCGCTGCTTTCGAGGAGATGGAGGAGCACGATCTCAAGGGCCGTGCCCGCGACATTGAGGCCATCATCCGCGAGGAACTCGAGCCGCTGTTGGAGCTCACCACCGTCGCTGAGATTCGTGGCCGCGGCGCCATGATCGCCATCGAGCTCGTTGATGACAACAACCAGCCCAATGCTGATCTCACTGCCAAGGTGGCCAAGACCTGCCGCGAGCAGGGCGTGCTCATCCTCACCTGTGGCCTCGACGGCAACGTCATCCGCCTGCTCCCGCCGTTGGTCATCAACGAGTCCACCCTGCGCGACGGCCTCCACGTCCTGACTGAAGCCATCCGCGCAAACTAA
- the gabT gene encoding 4-aminobutyrate--2-oxoglutarate transaminase yields MQELQYHIEQSRHLGQQVPGPKSAALDERRKNALPAGMAPSLPGYVVDADGGILADADGNRFIDLASGIAVTSAGASNPAVVAAVQEAVAHFTHTSFTVSPYESYVAVAEKLNEVTPGDHPKKTALFNSGAEAVENAVKIARNYTGKRGVVVMDRAFHGRTNLTMAMTAKQSPYKNGFGPFAPEIYRAPMSYPLRDGLTGAEAAKKTITMIEQEVGATNLACVVAEPIQGEGGFVVPAEGYLAAIQKWCNDNDVVFIIDEIQAGMMRTGTWFASDHEGIVPDMVTIAKGIASGMPLSAVTGRAEIMDAPQPGGLGGTYTGNPVACAAALATFKEFEEKDFGARALNLEKIAREELEPILGDERVAEFRGRGAMLALEFVTADGEPDSELVHKIADAAKAEGVLILTCGLDHNVIRFLPSLAIPEDLWREALQVVVKQFNEYK; encoded by the coding sequence ATGCAGGAACTTCAGTACCACATTGAGCAGTCTCGCCACCTGGGCCAGCAGGTCCCGGGCCCGAAGAGCGCCGCCCTGGATGAGCGCCGCAAGAACGCCCTTCCCGCGGGCATGGCGCCCTCCCTTCCGGGCTACGTGGTGGATGCCGATGGCGGCATTCTTGCCGACGCCGACGGCAACCGCTTCATCGACCTTGCCTCCGGCATCGCCGTGACCTCCGCTGGCGCTTCGAACCCGGCCGTCGTGGCCGCGGTTCAGGAGGCCGTTGCGCACTTCACCCACACCTCCTTCACCGTTTCTCCTTACGAGTCCTACGTGGCGGTGGCAGAAAAGCTCAACGAGGTCACCCCGGGTGACCACCCGAAGAAGACCGCGCTGTTTAACTCCGGCGCGGAGGCCGTCGAGAACGCAGTAAAGATTGCCCGCAATTACACCGGCAAGCGCGGCGTTGTGGTCATGGACCGCGCCTTCCACGGCCGCACCAACCTGACCATGGCGATGACCGCTAAGCAGTCTCCCTACAAGAACGGCTTTGGCCCGTTCGCGCCGGAAATCTACCGCGCACCGATGTCCTACCCGCTGCGCGATGGCCTGACCGGCGCCGAGGCCGCCAAGAAGACCATCACCATGATTGAGCAGGAAGTCGGCGCGACCAACCTGGCCTGCGTTGTTGCTGAGCCGATTCAGGGTGAGGGCGGATTCGTCGTCCCGGCTGAGGGTTACCTCGCAGCAATCCAGAAGTGGTGCAACGACAACGACGTGGTCTTCATCATCGATGAGATCCAGGCGGGCATGATGCGCACCGGTACCTGGTTCGCCTCCGACCACGAGGGCATCGTGCCGGACATGGTGACCATTGCCAAGGGCATTGCCTCCGGCATGCCGCTGTCCGCTGTCACCGGCCGCGCAGAGATCATGGATGCGCCGCAGCCGGGTGGCCTGGGCGGCACTTACACCGGCAACCCGGTGGCGTGCGCGGCTGCGCTGGCAACCTTCAAGGAATTCGAGGAGAAGGACTTCGGTGCGCGCGCTCTCAACCTGGAGAAGATTGCTCGCGAGGAGCTGGAGCCCATCCTGGGCGACGAGCGCGTCGCCGAGTTCCGAGGCCGCGGCGCCATGCTCGCACTCGAGTTCGTAACCGCAGACGGTGAGCCAGACTCCGAGCTCGTCCACAAGATTGCAGATGCCGCAAAGGCAGAGGGCGTCCTCATCCTCACCTGCGGCCTTGACCACAACGTCATCCGCTTCCTGCCTTCTCTGGCCATCCCGGAGGATCTGTGGCGCGAGGCCCTGCAGGTAGTGGTCAAGCAGTTCAACGAGTACAAGTAA
- a CDS encoding NAD-dependent succinate-semialdehyde dehydrogenase, with amino-acid sequence MTNFDYSQVSELLGSLPTGLWLEGRNVAATGGATFEVLDPATEEVIANVADGTSADWMRALELADAAQKEWAGFAPRTRSIILTDIFNAIIERKEDFARVMTLEMGKPYAEALGEVAYGAEYMRWFAEEAVRIPGRYSQSPAGNGSITVSHTPVGPVLAITPWNFPLAMATRKIAPAFAAGCPVVVKPAAETPLTMLLLGEVIAEVFTRHEVPAGVFSIVTTTQSSTLSSELMADPRLRKVTFTGSTGVGKILVRQSADNLQRTSMELGGNAPFLVHEDANLDLVLDCAMQAKMRNGGEACIAANRFIVHETVAEEFTRRLTEKMAAFQIGHGLSEGTALGPLISAKQRDAVADLVAKALEQGAVATTGSSKPEGKGFFYPATVLAQLPDDAEILRQEIFGPVATVTTFSTLEEGVAKANDTEFGLAAYAFTENFHTAEYLAHALESGMVGINRAAISDAAAPFGGIKESGFGREGGAEGIEEYISVRYIAKP; translated from the coding sequence ATGACAAACTTTGATTACTCGCAGGTTTCTGAGCTGTTGGGTTCTCTGCCAACTGGCCTTTGGCTGGAGGGCAGGAACGTCGCAGCCACTGGCGGCGCCACTTTCGAGGTCCTCGACCCAGCAACGGAAGAAGTCATTGCCAACGTTGCAGATGGCACCTCCGCTGACTGGATGCGCGCGCTGGAGCTTGCCGACGCCGCACAAAAGGAGTGGGCCGGTTTTGCGCCGCGCACGCGCTCTATCATCCTCACCGACATCTTCAACGCCATTATTGAGCGCAAGGAAGACTTCGCTCGCGTGATGACCCTGGAGATGGGAAAGCCTTACGCGGAAGCGCTGGGCGAGGTGGCCTATGGTGCTGAGTACATGCGCTGGTTCGCAGAAGAAGCCGTGCGCATTCCGGGCCGCTACTCCCAGTCGCCGGCCGGCAACGGTTCCATTACCGTCTCCCACACCCCGGTGGGCCCAGTGCTGGCAATCACCCCGTGGAACTTCCCGCTGGCCATGGCCACCCGCAAGATTGCCCCGGCTTTTGCCGCCGGCTGCCCGGTCGTGGTTAAGCCCGCTGCGGAAACCCCGCTGACCATGCTGCTGTTGGGTGAGGTCATCGCAGAGGTATTCACCCGCCACGAGGTACCGGCTGGTGTGTTCTCCATCGTGACCACCACGCAGTCGAGCACGCTGTCCTCCGAGCTCATGGCGGATCCGCGCCTGCGCAAGGTGACGTTTACCGGCTCGACCGGCGTGGGCAAGATTCTGGTTCGCCAGTCTGCCGACAACCTGCAACGCACCTCCATGGAGCTGGGTGGCAATGCCCCGTTCCTGGTCCACGAGGACGCCAACCTCGACCTAGTGCTTGACTGCGCAATGCAGGCGAAGATGCGCAATGGTGGAGAAGCCTGCATCGCAGCGAATCGCTTCATCGTCCACGAGACAGTGGCGGAGGAGTTCACCCGCCGCCTGACCGAAAAGATGGCTGCTTTCCAGATAGGCCACGGCTTGTCTGAGGGCACCGCGCTCGGCCCGCTGATTAGCGCGAAGCAGCGCGATGCGGTGGCCGACTTGGTAGCGAAGGCTCTGGAGCAGGGTGCTGTTGCCACGACCGGCAGCTCCAAGCCGGAGGGCAAAGGCTTCTTCTACCCGGCAACGGTCTTGGCGCAGCTGCCTGACGACGCGGAGATTCTCCGCCAGGAGATCTTCGGGCCGGTAGCTACCGTGACCACCTTCTCCACCTTGGAGGAAGGAGTCGCCAAGGCCAACGACACCGAGTTTGGCCTGGCAGCTTATGCCTTCACGGAGAACTTCCACACCGCGGAGTACCTGGCGCACGCGCTGGAGTCCGGCATGGTTGGCATTAACCGCGCTGCGATTTCCGACGCCGCCGCTCCATTCGGTGGCATCAAGGAGTCCGGCTTCGGCCGCGAGGGCGGCGCAGAGGGCATCGAGGAGTACATCTCGGTGCGCTACATCGCGAAGCCTTAA